A single genomic interval of Nonomuraea rubra harbors:
- a CDS encoding LLM class flavin-dependent oxidoreductase — MTAYSILDRSLVRRGSTPAAALRETVEFARRAEELGYHRFWVSEHHSVPGVAGAAPTVLAAAVAAATSRIRVGTGGVMLPNHPPLVVAEQFGVLESLHPGRVDMGLGRSVGFTGGIRRALGHGKDDADRFGDQLSELLGFFTGTQSAHPGVHALPAEGLRPQAFVLAMGAGADIAAEHGLPMVIGGGARAHDALARYRAAFRPSAWAARPYVIVAADVAVGASAEEAALLQLPEAWATVRSRTGGSFPPLVPAGEIAEMELTARERAYLDEALKGKIHGTEHEVALALGSLVGTTGADEVLVTMNTYDLDRRLDSYRRLAAVFTG; from the coding sequence ATGACCGCCTACTCGATTCTCGACCGCTCCCTCGTCCGCCGCGGCTCCACCCCCGCCGCCGCGCTGCGCGAGACCGTGGAGTTCGCGCGGCGGGCGGAGGAGCTCGGCTACCACCGGTTCTGGGTGTCGGAGCACCACAGCGTGCCCGGGGTGGCGGGGGCGGCGCCGACCGTGCTGGCGGCGGCCGTGGCCGCGGCCACGTCGCGGATCCGGGTGGGCACGGGCGGCGTGATGCTGCCCAACCATCCGCCGCTGGTGGTGGCCGAGCAGTTCGGGGTGCTGGAGTCGCTGCATCCGGGCCGCGTGGACATGGGGCTCGGGCGTTCCGTGGGTTTCACTGGGGGCATCCGCAGGGCGCTCGGGCACGGCAAGGACGACGCGGACCGGTTCGGCGACCAGCTCTCCGAACTGCTCGGCTTCTTCACCGGCACGCAGAGCGCGCATCCGGGGGTGCACGCGCTGCCCGCGGAGGGGCTGCGGCCGCAGGCGTTCGTGCTGGCCATGGGGGCGGGCGCGGACATCGCGGCCGAGCACGGGCTGCCGATGGTGATCGGCGGCGGGGCGCGGGCGCATGACGCCCTGGCACGGTACAGGGCCGCGTTCCGGCCGTCGGCGTGGGCGGCGCGGCCGTACGTGATCGTCGCGGCGGACGTGGCGGTCGGCGCGAGCGCGGAGGAGGCGGCGCTGCTGCAGCTTCCGGAGGCGTGGGCCACCGTGCGCTCGCGCACCGGCGGTTCCTTCCCGCCGCTCGTGCCCGCCGGGGAGATCGCGGAGATGGAGCTGACCGCGCGGGAGCGGGCGTATCTGGACGAGGCGCTCAAGGGCAAGATCCACGGTACGGAGCACGAGGTCGCGCTGGCGCTCGGCTCGCTGGTAGGGACGACCGGGGCCGACGAGGTGCTGGTCACGATGAACACCTACGACCTGGACCGGAGGCTGGACTCCTACCGGCGGCTCGCGGCCGTCTTCACGGGTTAA